The Erigeron canadensis isolate Cc75 chromosome 4, C_canadensis_v1, whole genome shotgun sequence genome window below encodes:
- the LOC122596529 gene encoding cysteine-rich receptor-like protein kinase 25, with amino-acid sequence MLILNIKLLIWTSFMFIYLVNTTTLAQPEFVSYFCDDAFNYTVNSTYRRNLDTALSGLPRTNSGFGFFNEYTGEGIDRVNAVVLCHGDVNPDVCRSCLNDSVAKLRSICPKQKTAIGYYDYCILQYSNQTILQQSKFRFYVYLANPQNASDISQFNEALRPLLAGLRQKAADGDPLLKFATGNRSDLSDFSTINALVQCSPDLSEFDCNSCLEDSINRIPQFFNGRIGGRILKPMCNLRYETYEFFNETTDIVSSPPVLQPSPPGTLLIICSVNLLFNGILIQLL; translated from the coding sequence atgctCATACTCAACATAAAACTCCTTATATGGACttcttttatgttcatatatcTAGTCAATACAACCACCTTGGCTCAACCCGAATTCGTTTCCTACTTCTGTGACGATGCCTTTAACTATACCGTGAACAGCACGTATAGAAGGAATCTAGACACGGCCCTTTCCGGCCTACCAAGAACCAACTCCGGTTTTGGTTTCTTCAATGAGTACACGGGCGAAGGAATTGATAGAGTCAACGCGGTTGTTCTTTGTCATGGTGACGTCAATCCAGATGTATGTCGGAGTTGTCTAAATGACTCTGTAGCTAAGTTACGTAGTATTTGCCCCAAACAAAAGACAGCAATAGGCTACTACGACTATTGCATATTGCAATACTCCAACCAAACTATATTGCAACAATCTAAATTCAGGTTTTATGTGTATTTAGCTAACCCTCAAAATGCTAGTGATATTAGTCAATTCAATGAAGCTCTGAGACCATTACTAGCTGGCTTGAGACAGAAGGCTGCAGATGGTGATCCGCTACTGAAATTTGCCACTGGGAACAGGAGCGATTTATCGGATTTCTCGACTATAAATGCACTTGTTCAGTGTAGTCCTGACTTGTCCGAGTTTGATTGTAATTCTTGCTTAGAAGATTCAATAAATAGGATACCACAGTTTTTTAACGGGAGAATTGGTGGGAGAATTCTTAAACCCATGTGTAATTTAAGGTATGAGACATATGAGTTTTTTAATGAGACTACTGACATAGTCTCATCACCACCAGTATTGCAACCATCACCACCAGGTACGCTATTAATTATATGTTCCGTTAACCTTCTATTTAATGGTATATTAATACAATTATTATGA